Below is a window of candidate division KSB1 bacterium DNA.
GCCAATGTTCGCGGCTGTGAATGTTAGAAAGATGCACTTCTATAGTGGGTTTGGCAATGGCAACAATCGCATCATGAAGAGAATATCCGTAGTGGGTTAATGCGCCTGCGTTGATGAGGATACCATCGCTGGATTTACCGAATTCATGCAGGCAATCAACCATTTGACCTTCATAATTGGATTGGAAACAGCGAACTTCAGTACTGTGCTCCTTGCCCAAACGAATGAGTTCCTGGTTGATTTCTTCGAGTGTTGTATGCCCGTAAACTTCAGGCTCTCTTTCGCCGAGGAGATTTAGGTTTGGGCCATGAAGAACAAGTATATGTAGGGTGTTTTCTGGCAATGTGTTGTCCAATTGTTATTGAAGCTATCTAATCATTTTCAAGCCATTGTAAAATGACGGTTTTTAATCCAGGAATATCATTTTGAACGA
It encodes the following:
- the aroQ gene encoding type II 3-dehydroquinate dehydratase, whose translation is MPENTLHILVLHGPNLNLLGEREPEVYGHTTLEEINQELIRLGKEHSTEVRCFQSNYEGQMVDCLHEFGKSSDGILINAGALTHYGYSLHDAIVAIAKPTIEVHLSNIHSREHWRRKSVLAPACRGIIAGFGADSYYAALKLIMKMLHKTDAAA
- a CDS encoding DUF86 domain-containing protein — its product is MVHNYLGLDLEQIWEIVQNDIPGLKTVILQWLEND